Within the Dechloromonas denitrificans genome, the region GCGCGCCAGAGACAAGACAAATCAGGAAAAGGGCTTTAAGTAAGGGGCGCACGAGAACTCGTTGGCAAGCGGGTCTTGCCCGTCGGGAACGAGCACGTTATAAGGGACGATATAATATCCCAAACCCCCTACAGGAGCCCCCATGAACCCCAACTGGCGCAGCTTTCTGGAGTCTGCCGACGGCGTCTTCGACGGCGAGACCTCCGAACTTCTCAACTTTGGCGATGCCGCCGCGGAGCTACTGGTAGCCAGCCGGCAAACCGTGCTGGTCCCGCTCACCCACCTCGGGTTGATCGAGGCCAGCGGCGAAGAGGCAAAGGCTTTCCTGCACAGCCAGTTCACCAGCGACATCAACCACCTGGCTGGCAGCCAGGCCCAGCACTCCGGCTGGTGTAGCGCCAAGGGGCGTATGCAGGCAAGTTTTCTTACTTGGCGCTCGGGCGACAGCTACCAATTGGCGCTGGCCGGCGACCTTCAGGAAGCGACGCAAAAACGCCTGCAGATGTTCGTCCTGCGCGCCAAGGTCAAATTGACGTCGCTGACTGACAACACCATCCTGCTCGGCCTGTCCGGACCACAGGCCGGCGAAGCGCTGGTCGATGCCGCACTGCCCTGCCCGGCAGAGCCGATGACGACCGCGCAATCCGATGCCGTCACGGTGATCCGGCTTGATGCCAGCCGCTTCATCATTGCCGCCCCGGAATCG harbors:
- a CDS encoding YgfZ/GcvT domain-containing protein; the protein is MNPNWRSFLESADGVFDGETSELLNFGDAAAELLVASRQTVLVPLTHLGLIEASGEEAKAFLHSQFTSDINHLAGSQAQHSGWCSAKGRMQASFLTWRSGDSYQLALAGDLQEATQKRLQMFVLRAKVKLTSLTDNTILLGLSGPQAGEALVDAALPCPAEPMTTAQSDAVTVIRLDASRFIIAAPESAKAELWQKLTVKARPAGVPAWRWLDIQAAFPLVTLATKEEFVPQMADFEKIGGVSFHKGCYPGQEIVARTQYLGKVKRHLFRLNSQQALKAGDELHSPDNPDQACGKVMTAAPSPTGGYEALAVVQSNFSNNVHLGSREGPLLQAAAVNPA